In Nostoc sp. CENA543, a single genomic region encodes these proteins:
- the ppsA gene encoding phosphoenolpyruvate synthase, translated as MVTVSHQAVAQFSKEKSLVLWFDEVGIADIGLVGGKNASLGEMIQQLTPKGVNVPTGFATTAYAYRYFMESAGLEEKLRALFADLDVEDVKKLQARGKQARSLLMNTPFPVELRQAIAHAYKSLCELYNPNTDVAVRSSATAEDLPDASFAGQQETYLNVVGVEGVLTACHRCFASLFTDRAISYRHTKGFDHFSVALAVGVQKMVRSDLATSGVMFSIDTETGFKDAALITAAYGLGENVVQGTVNPDEYYVFKPTLKDGFRPIIDKKLGSKELKMVYDEGANLTKNIPVSTVERNKFALSDAEILQLADWACLIEEHYSQVHGTYTPMDIEWAKDGITNQLFIVQARPETVQSQKNGNVLRSYRLLGHGAWGMGHGEQGRQSNDSALPTQHSPLPTQHSPRAKRPASANSTPHSPLTTGRAIGEAISQGKVRVILDVKEIDSFQAGEVLVTQRTDPDWEPIMKRASAIITNAGGRTCHAAIIARELGVPAIVGCGNATEVLTTGQEVTVSCAEGEEGKVYAGLLPFEVEEVALENLPRTRTQILMNVGNPQEALSLSAIPNDGVGLARTEFIIANQIQIHPLALIYYDKLEDAQAKAKIAAITAMYADKPQYFVDKLAQGIGRIAAAFYPKPVIVRMSDFKSNEYANLEGGRQFEPKEENPMLGWRGAARYYDEGYREGFALECQAIKRVREEMGLTNVIPMIPFCRTPEEGRLVLAEMAKNGLEQGVNNLQVYVMCELPSNVIMAEQFAEVFDGFSIGSNDLTQLTLGLDRDSALVARLFDERSPAVKQMVKMAIEAAKKHNRKIGICGQAPSDYPEFTQFLVEQGIDSISLNPDSVLKTMLEVAKVEKS; from the coding sequence ATGGTTACAGTATCTCATCAGGCTGTGGCTCAATTCTCTAAAGAGAAATCGCTTGTTCTCTGGTTTGATGAAGTGGGAATTGCAGATATTGGTTTAGTGGGTGGGAAGAATGCGTCTTTAGGGGAAATGATTCAACAGTTAACACCCAAAGGTGTGAATGTACCCACAGGCTTTGCGACTACTGCTTATGCTTATCGTTATTTCATGGAGTCGGCGGGTTTAGAAGAGAAATTACGAGCATTATTTGCAGATTTAGATGTAGAAGATGTCAAAAAATTACAAGCTAGAGGAAAACAGGCGCGATCGCTCCTGATGAATACACCTTTTCCGGTAGAATTACGACAGGCGATCGCTCATGCTTACAAAAGTCTGTGTGAACTGTACAACCCTAATACAGATGTTGCTGTGCGTTCTAGTGCTACCGCCGAAGATTTACCAGATGCGAGTTTCGCCGGACAGCAAGAAACCTATTTAAATGTGGTTGGTGTTGAAGGTGTATTAACAGCTTGCCATCGTTGTTTTGCGTCTCTCTTTACCGATAGGGCAATTTCCTATCGTCACACCAAAGGATTTGACCATTTTAGCGTTGCTTTGGCGGTGGGTGTGCAGAAAATGGTGCGTTCTGACCTAGCAACCTCTGGGGTGATGTTTTCTATTGATACAGAAACAGGCTTTAAAGATGCAGCTTTAATTACTGCTGCTTATGGCTTAGGGGAAAACGTCGTTCAAGGAACAGTTAACCCCGATGAATATTATGTATTTAAACCCACATTAAAAGACGGCTTTCGCCCCATCATTGATAAAAAATTGGGCAGTAAAGAATTAAAAATGGTCTACGATGAAGGCGCAAATTTGACGAAAAATATTCCTGTATCCACCGTAGAACGAAATAAATTTGCTTTGAGTGATGCAGAGATTTTACAACTAGCAGATTGGGCTTGTTTAATTGAAGAACATTATTCCCAAGTCCACGGAACTTACACACCGATGGATATTGAATGGGCTAAAGATGGGATTACTAATCAACTATTTATCGTACAGGCGCGTCCAGAAACCGTCCAGTCGCAGAAAAATGGCAATGTTTTGCGGAGTTATCGGCTTTTAGGGCATGGGGCATGGGGCATGGGGCATGGGGAACAGGGGAGACAAAGTAATGACTCAGCACTCCCCACTCAGCACTCTCCACTCCCCACTCAGCACTCTCCACGGGCTAAACGCCCCGCTTCCGCTAACAGCACTCCCCACTCCCCACTCACCACTGGTAGGGCAATAGGTGAAGCTATTAGTCAGGGGAAAGTGCGGGTGATTTTGGATGTGAAAGAAATTGATAGCTTCCAAGCTGGGGAGGTGTTAGTTACCCAGAGAACAGATCCCGACTGGGAACCGATTATGAAACGCGCCAGCGCAATTATTACCAATGCTGGGGGACGGACTTGTCATGCTGCAATTATCGCACGGGAATTAGGTGTGCCGGCGATCGTTGGTTGTGGTAATGCGACGGAGGTTTTAACCACAGGACAAGAAGTGACAGTTTCTTGTGCGGAAGGGGAAGAGGGTAAAGTGTACGCAGGTTTATTACCCTTTGAAGTGGAAGAGGTAGCCTTAGAAAATTTACCCCGTACTCGTACCCAGATTTTAATGAATGTGGGAAATCCCCAAGAAGCTTTGAGTTTATCTGCAATTCCTAACGATGGCGTAGGTTTGGCGCGGACTGAGTTTATTATTGCTAACCAAATCCAAATTCATCCTTTAGCGTTAATTTACTACGACAAATTAGAAGATGCCCAAGCTAAAGCCAAAATAGCTGCTATTACGGCTATGTATGCAGATAAGCCGCAGTATTTTGTCGATAAATTAGCCCAAGGCATAGGCAGAATTGCGGCTGCGTTTTATCCTAAACCTGTGATTGTGCGGATGTCTGACTTTAAGAGTAATGAGTACGCCAATTTGGAAGGTGGGAGACAATTTGAACCGAAAGAAGAAAACCCGATGTTGGGTTGGCGGGGTGCAGCCAGATATTATGATGAAGGTTATAGAGAAGGTTTCGCCCTAGAGTGTCAAGCCATTAAACGGGTACGGGAAGAAATGGGTTTAACCAACGTTATTCCGATGATTCCCTTCTGTCGCACTCCCGAAGAGGGACGGTTAGTTTTAGCAGAGATGGCAAAAAATGGACTTGAACAAGGCGTGAATAACTTGCAAGTTTATGTCATGTGCGAGTTACCCAGTAACGTGATTATGGCGGAACAGTTTGCTGAGGTATTTGACGGTTTCTCTATAGGTTCTAATGATTTAACTCAGTTGACATTAGGATTAGATAGAGATTCGGCTTTAGTGGCACGACTGTTTGATGAACGCAGTCCGGCTGTGAAGCAAATGGTCAAAATGGCTATCGAAGCAGCGAAAAAACACAACCGCAAAATCGGGATTTGTGGACAAGCACCCAGCGACTACCCCGAATTTACTCAGTTTTTGGTAGAACAGGGAATTGATTCGATTAGTCTCAATCCTGATTCGGTTTTGAAGACTATGTTAGAAGTAGCGAAGGTAGAGAAGAGTTAA
- a CDS encoding type I restriction endonuclease subunit R codes for MVSSLGITDTIKSLSDLQKRCNLHQADSDRFFNEWVDNLPELNQQEQAGIARIKQRYDYHRVDGLLLEGTINLLVVSPLLELAGFLDPPYRIRSPYGIELALEEPETIIRGFIDTLVVQEKLWILVVESKRTSIPVLAALPQLLAYMLTNPVSDRPVFGMATNGDEFVFLKLSFDNTPLYDVSRTFSLFPRRHELGEVLRILKRLGDAVLT; via the coding sequence ATGGTTTCTAGCCTTGGCATTACTGACACAATTAAAAGCTTGAGCGATTTACAAAAACGCTGTAACTTACATCAAGCCGATAGCGATCGCTTCTTTAATGAATGGGTTGATAATTTACCTGAACTGAATCAACAAGAACAAGCTGGTATTGCACGCATCAAGCAACGTTATGACTACCATCGCGTTGACGGTTTGTTATTAGAAGGTACAATTAATCTTTTAGTAGTGTCGCCACTGTTAGAATTAGCAGGTTTTCTTGATCCGCCTTACCGAATTCGCTCACCCTACGGAATAGAATTGGCACTGGAAGAGCCGGAAACCATAATTCGCGGTTTTATCGACACACTGGTTGTGCAAGAAAAGCTTTGGATTTTAGTTGTCGAATCGAAACGTACAAGTATTCCAGTTTTGGCAGCGTTACCCCAATTATTAGCTTATATGCTCACCAACCCAGTGAGCGATCGCCCAGTTTTTGGTATGGCCACCAACGGCGATGAATTTGTATTTCTCAAACTCAGTTTTGATAACACACCGTTGTACGATGTTTCTCGCACATTTTCGCTATTTCCCCGAAGACATGAATTAGGGGAAGTGCTGCGAATTTTAAAAAGATTGGGAGATGCTGTACTGACTTAA
- the ftsH gene encoding ATP-dependent zinc metalloprotease FtsH: MPVETDNNKKIKPPRLRQFGGSFLILLTLLLLLNFIVPSFFGPRLPQVPYSDFIAQVQAGNVDKAIVGGDRIEYSLKTQTSEGQATQQVFLTTPVAIDLDLPKILRENNVEFAAPPPNQNGWIGTLLSWVAPPLIFFGIWGFLINRQGGGPAALTVGKSKARIYSEGSTGVKFPDVAGVDEAKAELEEIVDFLKNAGKYTQLGAKIPKGVLLVGPPGTGKTLLAKAIAGEAGVPFFSISGSEFIELFVGVGAARVRDLFEQAKKQAPCIVFIDELDALGKSRGGAGGFVGGNDEREQTLNQLLTEMDGFDANTGVIIIAATNRPEVLDPALRRPGRFDRQVVVDRPDKIGREAILKVHARNVKLADDVELGAIAIKTPGFAGADLANLVNEAALLAARQNRPAVVMADFNEAIERVVAGLEKRSRVLNETEKKTVAYHEVGHAIIGALMPGAGRVEKISVVPRGVGALGYTIQMPEEDRFLMIEDEIRGRIATLLGGRSAEEVVFGKVSTGASDDIQKATDLAERYVTLYGMSDQLGPVAFEKIQQQFLEGYGNPRRSISPKVAEEIDREVKQIVDNAHHIALSILQHNRELLEETAQELLQKEILEGTALRERLKQVKTPDELSEWLRTGKLSPDKPLLQTLLV; this comes from the coding sequence ATGCCTGTAGAAACTGATAATAATAAAAAAATCAAACCGCCGAGGTTACGGCAATTTGGTGGTAGCTTTCTGATTTTGCTGACTTTATTGTTACTGCTAAATTTCATTGTTCCTAGCTTTTTCGGCCCGCGATTGCCACAAGTCCCCTATAGTGATTTTATTGCTCAAGTCCAAGCAGGGAATGTAGATAAAGCCATTGTAGGCGGCGATCGCATTGAATATTCTCTCAAAACCCAAACTTCTGAAGGTCAAGCCACTCAACAGGTATTTCTCACCACACCAGTAGCTATTGACTTGGATTTACCGAAAATTCTCCGTGAGAATAACGTTGAGTTTGCTGCACCTCCACCAAATCAAAATGGTTGGATTGGGACTTTACTTAGTTGGGTAGCACCCCCGTTAATTTTCTTCGGTATTTGGGGCTTTTTAATTAATCGTCAAGGTGGCGGCCCGGCTGCATTGACTGTAGGTAAAAGTAAAGCACGCATTTACTCTGAAGGTAGCACCGGCGTAAAATTCCCCGATGTGGCTGGGGTAGACGAAGCTAAAGCCGAATTAGAAGAAATTGTGGATTTCTTGAAGAATGCAGGTAAATACACCCAATTAGGCGCGAAAATCCCCAAAGGTGTGCTGTTAGTAGGGCCACCGGGAACTGGTAAGACATTACTGGCAAAAGCGATCGCTGGGGAAGCTGGTGTACCATTCTTTAGTATCTCTGGTTCGGAATTTATTGAGTTATTCGTCGGTGTGGGTGCGGCGCGGGTGCGTGACTTGTTTGAACAAGCTAAAAAACAAGCCCCCTGTATTGTCTTCATCGATGAGTTAGACGCACTGGGTAAATCTCGCGGTGGTGCTGGTGGCTTTGTTGGTGGTAACGATGAACGGGAACAAACCCTCAACCAGCTACTCACAGAAATGGATGGCTTTGACGCTAATACCGGTGTGATTATCATCGCTGCTACTAACCGTCCCGAAGTTCTTGACCCCGCTTTGCGCCGTCCTGGTCGCTTCGACCGTCAAGTTGTGGTAGACCGTCCTGATAAAATTGGTCGAGAAGCGATTCTCAAAGTCCACGCCAGAAACGTCAAACTAGCTGATGATGTAGAATTGGGAGCGATCGCCATTAAAACACCAGGTTTTGCTGGTGCAGATTTAGCCAACCTCGTTAATGAGGCTGCACTGTTAGCTGCTAGACAAAATCGCCCGGCTGTTGTGATGGCTGATTTCAATGAAGCGATTGAACGGGTGGTGGCTGGTTTAGAAAAACGCTCCCGTGTGTTAAATGAGACTGAAAAGAAAACCGTCGCCTATCACGAAGTTGGTCATGCCATCATTGGGGCTTTGATGCCTGGGGCTGGCAGAGTTGAGAAAATTTCTGTAGTTCCCCGTGGTGTGGGTGCATTGGGTTATACAATTCAAATGCCCGAAGAAGACCGCTTTTTAATGATTGAAGATGAAATTCGCGGTCGGATTGCTACCCTGTTGGGTGGACGTTCCGCCGAAGAAGTTGTCTTTGGTAAGGTTTCCACCGGCGCGAGTGATGACATTCAAAAAGCCACTGACTTAGCAGAACGCTATGTCACTTTATATGGAATGAGTGACCAATTAGGGCCAGTAGCATTTGAAAAGATTCAACAACAATTCCTCGAAGGTTACGGTAATCCCCGACGTTCCATTAGTCCGAAGGTGGCTGAGGAAATTGACCGCGAAGTTAAGCAAATCGTGGATAATGCTCACCACATCGCCTTGAGTATTTTGCAACATAACCGTGAGTTGTTAGAAGAAACAGCCCAGGAACTATTGCAAAAAGAAATTCTCGAAGGTACAGCACTGCGGGAACGTCTCAAACAAGTGAAAACACCAGACGAACTCTCAGAATGGTTGCGAACAGGTAAGTTATCACCAGATAAACCCTTGCTGCAAACATTGTTGGTGTAG
- the psbA gene encoding photosystem II q(b) protein has protein sequence MTATLQQRKSANVWEQFCNWITSTNNRLYIGWFGVLMIPTLLAATTCFIIAFIAAPPVDIDGIREPVAGSLIYGNNIISGAVVPSSNAIGLHFYPIWEAASLDEWLYNGGPYQLVIFHFLIGVFCYLGREWELSYRLGMRPWICLAFSAPVAAATAVFLIYPIGQGSFSDGMPLGISGTFNFMIVFQAEHNILMHPFHMLGVAGVFGGSLFSAMHGSLVTSSLVRETTENESQNYGYKFGQEEETYNIVAAHGYFGRLIFQYASFNNSRSLHFFLAAWPVIGIWFTALGVSTMAFNLNGFNFNQSVIDSQGRVINTWADIINRANLGMEVMHERNAHNFPLDLAAGEVAPVAISAPAING, from the coding sequence ATGACAGCAACCTTACAACAGCGCAAAAGCGCAAACGTATGGGAGCAGTTCTGCAACTGGATCACCAGCACCAACAACCGCCTATACATCGGCTGGTTCGGCGTACTCATGATCCCCACCCTGCTAGCTGCAACCACCTGCTTCATCATCGCCTTCATCGCTGCACCTCCAGTAGACATCGACGGTATTCGCGAACCCGTAGCAGGTTCCTTAATCTACGGAAACAACATCATCTCCGGAGCAGTTGTTCCTTCTTCTAACGCGATTGGTTTACACTTCTACCCCATCTGGGAAGCAGCATCTTTAGACGAGTGGTTGTACAACGGTGGCCCTTACCAATTGGTAATATTCCACTTCCTGATCGGCGTATTCTGCTACCTCGGTCGTGAGTGGGAACTATCCTACCGTTTGGGTATGCGTCCTTGGATCTGCCTAGCATTCTCTGCTCCCGTAGCAGCAGCAACCGCAGTATTCCTCATCTACCCCATCGGACAAGGTTCCTTCTCTGACGGTATGCCCTTGGGAATCTCCGGTACCTTCAACTTCATGATCGTGTTCCAAGCAGAACACAACATCCTGATGCACCCCTTCCACATGTTAGGTGTGGCTGGTGTATTCGGTGGTAGCTTGTTCTCCGCAATGCACGGTTCCTTGGTAACTTCCTCCTTGGTTCGCGAAACCACCGAAAACGAATCCCAAAACTACGGATACAAATTCGGACAAGAAGAAGAAACTTACAACATCGTAGCTGCACACGGTTACTTCGGTCGCTTAATCTTCCAATACGCTTCTTTCAACAACTCCCGTTCCTTGCACTTCTTCCTAGCTGCATGGCCTGTAATCGGCATCTGGTTCACAGCATTGGGCGTAAGCACAATGGCGTTCAACCTCAACGGCTTCAACTTCAACCAATCAGTGATTGACTCCCAAGGTCGCGTCATCAACACCTGGGCTGACATCATCAACCGCGCTAACTTGGGTATGGAAGTAATGCACGAGCGTAACGCTCACAACTTCCCCTTAGACTTGGCTGCTGGTGAAGTTGCTCCTGTTGCTATCAGCGCGCCTGCTATCAACGGTTAA
- a CDS encoding tetratricopeptide repeat protein: MSQPRNRWIVQLILALAVLTFVGISLVPIFGALTNTSSSTPSSTTSPGSVAATNQITKLQDEVRGYELVLQREPENQTALKGLLQARLQLLSVKQGDINGVIEPLEKLAKLNPQQSEYGVLLAQAKQQIGDKEGAAQAYRAILDTKPGDLKALQGMVALLLDQQRPEAAVGLLQETLTNAAQENTIQPGSVDAVAVQVLLGNVHATQKRYPQAISTFDQAIKKAPQDFRPVLAKAMVLKEQGKLTEAKPLFDSAVALAPAQYKDEINKAATAPATPTATTNPTTTTSATPNPDSTSKP; the protein is encoded by the coding sequence GTGTCTCAACCGCGCAATCGCTGGATAGTTCAGCTAATTCTAGCACTGGCAGTGCTGACTTTTGTAGGTATTTCCTTAGTTCCCATTTTCGGTGCGCTTACTAATACGTCATCTTCAACCCCTAGTTCTACTACCAGTCCTGGTAGTGTGGCTGCTACAAACCAGATAACTAAGTTGCAAGATGAGGTACGGGGTTATGAGTTGGTTTTACAAAGAGAACCAGAAAACCAAACCGCGCTCAAGGGGTTATTACAAGCAAGGTTACAACTTTTGAGTGTAAAACAGGGTGATATTAATGGGGTGATTGAACCTCTAGAAAAGCTAGCAAAACTCAATCCTCAGCAGTCAGAGTATGGGGTTTTACTTGCTCAAGCTAAACAGCAAATTGGTGATAAGGAAGGAGCCGCTCAAGCTTATCGGGCTATTTTAGACACAAAGCCAGGGGATTTGAAGGCTTTACAGGGTATGGTGGCTTTGTTGTTAGATCAACAACGTCCAGAGGCGGCTGTGGGCTTGCTACAAGAAACTTTGACTAATGCTGCTCAAGAGAATACTATTCAACCAGGCAGTGTAGATGCGGTGGCTGTCCAGGTACTACTGGGAAATGTCCACGCTACCCAAAAACGCTATCCTCAAGCTATTTCTACTTTTGATCAGGCGATTAAGAAAGCTCCCCAAGATTTTCGCCCAGTTTTAGCTAAGGCGATGGTGTTAAAGGAACAAGGTAAGCTGACAGAAGCAAAACCTTTGTTTGATAGTGCTGTGGCTTTAGCTCCCGCACAATACAAAGATGAAATCAACAAAGCCGCCACTGCACCAGCAACACCTACAGCCACAACAAATCCTACAACCACAACATCAGCTACACCAAACCCAGACAGTACGTCTAAACCATGA
- a CDS encoding AI-2E family transporter, translated as MNLGQWIGLIAIVLSLYILWQIREVLLLMFAAVVLATTLNRLARRLQQTGLKRGLSVFLSVVIFFAVVIGFFWLIVPPFAQQFQEVTYRVPQGVNRFNTWMNELRPLVPPQLIPFIPDINSLIQQAQPFVNRVLGSSFAVVSVSFGALLNVLLVLVLTGMLLVDPLAYRRVFVRLFPSFYRRRVEGILDKCELSLEGWVTGALIAMGVVGLMSVVGLSILKVKAALALGVLAGFLNLIPNLGPTMSVVPAMAIALLDNPWKAVAVLGLYFVIQQAESNFITPYVMAQQVSLLPAVTLISQLFFVTFFGFLGLFLALPLTVVFKIWVQEVLIKDVLDEWGNNHEQETELVIVSQPPEDKEKWSEEKPVNHLSDDAVSPED; from the coding sequence GTGAACCTTGGTCAATGGATAGGCTTAATCGCCATAGTTCTTTCTTTATATATATTGTGGCAAATTCGGGAAGTGTTGCTGCTGATGTTTGCCGCAGTGGTTTTAGCCACTACCTTAAATCGGCTAGCTAGGCGGTTACAACAAACCGGTCTCAAGCGAGGACTATCGGTGTTTCTCTCGGTAGTGATATTCTTTGCTGTTGTCATCGGTTTTTTCTGGTTGATCGTCCCACCTTTTGCCCAGCAGTTTCAGGAAGTAACCTATCGTGTACCTCAAGGGGTGAACCGTTTTAATACTTGGATGAATGAATTAAGACCCCTTGTCCCGCCACAATTAATTCCTTTCATCCCAGATATCAACAGTTTAATTCAACAAGCACAGCCTTTTGTGAATCGAGTTTTAGGCAGTTCTTTTGCTGTTGTTTCTGTTTCCTTTGGTGCGCTTTTAAATGTGCTGTTAGTCTTAGTGTTAACGGGAATGTTATTAGTTGACCCCTTGGCTTATCGCAGGGTATTTGTGAGACTGTTTCCCTCATTTTATCGCCGCCGAGTCGAAGGGATTTTAGACAAGTGTGAACTCTCCTTAGAAGGATGGGTGACAGGCGCACTCATCGCTATGGGCGTAGTAGGATTGATGAGTGTAGTTGGCTTATCAATTTTAAAAGTAAAAGCCGCATTAGCTTTAGGAGTTTTAGCCGGATTTTTAAATTTAATTCCTAATCTCGGCCCCACAATGAGCGTAGTTCCAGCAATGGCGATCGCGCTTTTAGATAATCCGTGGAAAGCCGTTGCTGTTTTGGGTTTATATTTTGTTATTCAACAGGCAGAAAGTAATTTCATTACACCTTATGTAATGGCACAACAAGTGTCTTTACTACCAGCAGTCACCTTAATTTCCCAATTATTTTTCGTGACTTTCTTCGGCTTTTTAGGGTTATTTTTAGCTTTACCTTTAACAGTTGTCTTCAAAATTTGGGTGCAAGAAGTATTAATTAAAGATGTATTAGATGAATGGGGAAATAATCATGAGCAAGAAACTGAGTTAGTCATAGTTTCTCAACCCCCTGAAGATAAAGAAAAATGGTCAGAGGAAAAACCAGTTAATCATCTAAGTGATGATGCTGTATCTCCAGAAGATTAG
- the msrA gene encoding peptide-methionine (S)-S-oxide reductase MsrA — protein sequence MEKATFGAGCFWGVEAAFRKVKGVVSTSVGYMGGHFHNPSYLDVLSRITGHAEVVQVEYDPSVVSYEELLAVFWDIHDPTTLNRQGPDKGEQYRSVIFFHNAQQAATAQESKTKLQMSGKFDRDIVTEIKSAGQYYLASEEHQQYFEKKGRH from the coding sequence ATGGAGAAAGCAACTTTTGGGGCTGGCTGCTTTTGGGGTGTGGAAGCAGCATTTCGGAAGGTAAAAGGAGTAGTATCAACCTCAGTTGGCTACATGGGAGGGCATTTTCACAACCCTTCTTACCTGGATGTGTTATCGAGAATAACAGGCCATGCAGAGGTAGTGCAGGTAGAATATGACCCATCTGTTGTGAGTTATGAAGAATTGTTAGCGGTATTTTGGGATATTCATGACCCAACCACACTAAACCGTCAGGGGCCGGATAAAGGAGAACAGTACAGGTCTGTAATATTTTTTCACAATGCCCAGCAAGCAGCAACGGCGCAGGAGTCAAAAACCAAGCTTCAGATGTCAGGCAAGTTTGACCGTGATATTGTGACAGAGATTAAGTCTGCTGGTCAATACTACTTAGCAAGTGAAGAACATCAACAATATTTTGAGAAGAAAGGCAGACATTAA
- a CDS encoding homocysteine biosynthesis protein gives MRTIAEINEKIHRQTAVVLTVEEFKARVAEIGVSKAAQEVDVVTTGTFEPMESSGAIINLGHTDPPIKIRRCWVDGVPAYTGFGAVDLYLGASCAVDTMDGEEVRERGGGHVIEDLIAGKPIHVRAQGQVTDCYPRASFETSITRDTINQFYLFNPRNLYQNFIVGVNGGDRPLHTYLGPLQPRLGNAVYSNPGAISPLFNDPNLQLIGIGTRIFLGGGVGYVAWEGTQHFPLQKRLANQTPIGPAATLALIGDAKQMDSRWVRGCYFKSYGPSLMLGVGVPIPLLNEQVVEHCAVQDQDLVAPIVDFSIPRRVRPTFGLVSYAQLKSGRVTIEGKTVRAAPLASMFLSRQVALELKQWIAAGNFTLTEPVAPIPMERSFMPQDHWRDF, from the coding sequence ATGCGAACTATTGCGGAAATTAACGAGAAAATTCACCGCCAAACTGCGGTGGTGTTAACGGTTGAGGAATTCAAAGCACGAGTCGCGGAAATCGGTGTGAGTAAAGCTGCTCAAGAAGTGGATGTCGTCACCACTGGCACTTTTGAACCGATGGAATCGAGTGGTGCAATTATTAATTTGGGACACACCGACCCACCAATCAAAATTCGGCGTTGTTGGGTGGATGGTGTACCCGCCTATACAGGTTTTGGCGCAGTCGATTTATATTTAGGTGCTAGCTGTGCTGTAGACACAATGGACGGGGAAGAAGTCAGAGAAAGAGGTGGCGGCCATGTGATTGAAGATTTAATCGCAGGTAAACCCATTCATGTGCGAGCTCAAGGACAAGTAACAGACTGTTATCCTAGAGCCAGTTTTGAGACTTCCATTACTCGCGACACGATAAATCAGTTTTATTTATTTAATCCCCGTAATCTTTATCAAAATTTTATTGTAGGGGTGAATGGAGGCGATCGCCCATTACATACCTATCTCGGCCCTTTGCAACCGCGTTTAGGTAATGCCGTCTATTCTAACCCTGGAGCAATTTCTCCCCTCTTCAATGACCCCAATTTACAACTGATTGGCATCGGCACGCGCATTTTCTTAGGCGGTGGTGTGGGTTACGTGGCTTGGGAAGGTACACAACATTTTCCCTTACAGAAGCGTCTTGCCAATCAAACACCCATCGGCCCGGCTGCGACTTTAGCCTTAATTGGGGATGCTAAACAAATGGATAGTCGTTGGGTCAGGGGTTGTTATTTTAAGAGTTATGGCCCTTCCTTAATGTTGGGTGTCGGTGTACCCATACCTTTATTAAACGAACAGGTTGTAGAACACTGTGCAGTGCAGGATCAAGATTTAGTTGCACCGATAGTAGATTTCTCTATTCCTCGACGAGTACGACCGACATTTGGCTTGGTGAGTTACGCCCAGTTAAAATCCGGGCGTGTCACCATTGAGGGTAAAACAGTCAGAGCTGCGCCTTTAGCCAGTATGTTTTTATCTCGACAAGTTGCCCTAGAGTTAAAACAATGGATTGCAGCAGGCAATTTTACCCTCACAGAACCAGTAGCCCCAATTCCAATGGAAAGGTCATTTATGCCCCAAGACCATTGGAGAGACTTTTAA
- a CDS encoding pirin family protein, giving the protein MAIVQLIEPEVKDLGGFIARRSLPYPHRQTVGPFIFFDHLGPSVLPPNKGIDVRPHPHINLATLTYLFDGALMHRDSLGTVQEIQPGAVNWMTAGKGIVHSERSPNIDRHNEAMIHGIQTWVALPVEHEETDPWFIHYKADILPTWEANGAVIKLIAGQAHGYTSPVKVFSPILYLDVMLSSNAHFTIPTDYSERAVYSVTEGLSINDEPLEPYRLAILEPGHQVKVSAADTARCIVIGGEPLGKRYKWWNFVSSRPERIEQAKADWRDGRFASVPDETEFIPLPEVVTEANPL; this is encoded by the coding sequence ATGGCAATAGTTCAACTGATTGAACCTGAAGTTAAAGATTTGGGTGGGTTTATTGCCCGCCGCAGTTTGCCATATCCTCATCGTCAAACGGTTGGGCCGTTTATATTCTTTGATCATCTCGGCCCGTCTGTTTTGCCACCCAACAAAGGTATCGATGTCAGGCCACATCCTCATATTAATCTGGCAACATTAACTTACTTGTTTGATGGTGCTTTAATGCACCGTGATAGTTTAGGTACTGTACAAGAAATTCAACCTGGTGCTGTGAACTGGATGACGGCAGGAAAGGGGATTGTACACTCAGAACGCTCACCCAACATTGACCGACACAACGAAGCCATGATTCATGGCATTCAAACCTGGGTTGCTCTGCCTGTTGAACATGAAGAAACAGATCCTTGGTTCATCCACTATAAGGCTGACATCCTTCCCACTTGGGAAGCAAATGGGGCTGTCATCAAACTCATTGCCGGACAAGCACATGGTTATACTTCACCTGTGAAAGTTTTTTCACCCATCCTCTATTTAGATGTAATGCTCTCTAGCAATGCTCACTTTACTATTCCTACTGATTATTCAGAAAGAGCAGTATACAGCGTGACAGAGGGATTGAGCATTAATGATGAACCCTTAGAGCCATATCGCCTTGCCATCTTAGAGCCAGGTCATCAAGTCAAGGTTTCTGCTGCTGATACTGCTCGGTGTATTGTGATTGGCGGTGAGCCGTTGGGCAAACGCTACAAATGGTGGAATTTTGTCTCTAGCCGACCAGAGCGAATAGAGCAAGCTAAAGCTGATTGGCGGGACGGCCGCTTTGCTAGTGTGCCAGATGAAACAGAGTTCATTCCACTGCCTGAAGTGGTGACAGAGGCTAATCCTTTATAG